A stretch of DNA from Gimesia chilikensis:
TGGTCGCTTTCTTCGCGGATATTGATGAAGACCAGCATCTGAAACGGGGAGCTGACCGTATTCCGACGATCCGTGAACCGGAAATCTTTCTGTACTCTGAAGAGGAAAAACAGAAAATTGCCACACTCGACGCCAAAATCAAATCCATCCAGGATAAATTGAAAGCCATTTCCAGTCCGGAGATCCAGAAACAGTCGCCGGAAGAAAAAGAGCAGAAGCTCAAACAGATGGTTGAGCTAAACAAGCGATTGGGGCCTCTCAAAAAAGAACGGGAGGCCATCGATCGCGGTGCGGTCAAAACCATGATTACCGTTTCCATTAAACCTCGCGAAATTCGAGTTCTCCCCCGAGGTAACTGGCTGGATGAAAGCGGCCCTGTGGTCCAGCCTGCGATCCCGGAATTTATGGGGCAGATCAAAACAGACCACGAGCGTCCCACGCGTCTGGACCTGACCAACTGGCTCTCAGCCGAAGACGGATATGGCCCTCTGATGGCCCGTGTGATGGCAAACCGGTTCTGGTATCTGTTCTTCGGTCGTGGGATCGCCCCGGTACTCGATGACTTTGGAGGCCAGGGAGGCCCCCCGCATTATCCTGAACTGCTCGATCAACTGGCGATCAAGTTTTTCGAAGATGAGTGGGACATCAAACAGATGGTGAAATTCATCGTCATGAGCCGCGCTTACCGTCAGTCGTCGCTGGAAACTCCTGAACAGCGGAAAGCAGATCCCTTCAACAGACGCCTCGACCGCCAGGCTCGCTTCCGCCTGCCCGCTGAGATGATCCGCGATAACGCACTGGCGATCAGCGGACTTTTGGTGACCGAGATTGGTGGCCCGAGCGTGAAACCGTATCAACCTGCAGGCTACTATCGACATTTGAATTTTCCGAAGCGAAAATATGTGTCGCATCAGGACGAACGACAATGGCGACGCGGCGTCTACATGCACTGGCAGCGTCAGTTCCTGCATCCGATGCTCAAAGCTTTCGATGCTCCCAGTCGCGAAGAATGCACGGCGCAGCGGCCCCGTTCTAATACCCCAATCGCAGCGATGACCCTGCTTAACGATCCCACATTTATCGAAGCAGCCCGCGTTTTCGCGGCACACGTGATCCAGCAGGGCGGTAAATCCGATCAAAGCCGTATCAACTTTGCCTTCACCCAGGCGACGTCACGCGATCCGGAAGCGTATGAGGTTGAAGTACTGCAGGACCTGCTGAATTCCAACCGGCGTGCGTTTGGTGATCGGACAAAAGAGGCCCAGGCTCTGACCAGTACCGGCCTTACTAAAACCGAAGCTAACCTGGAAGCGGTTGAACTCGCGGCCTGGACGGAGGTCACACGGGCGCTGCTCAACCTGAATGAAGTGGTGACGAGGAATTAAGAATATGTTCGACTTCAATCAATTACAGACACATTTGAATCGGCGTACCTTTCTGTCCCGTTCCGGCGTTGGTCTGGGATCGGCGGCACTGGGATCGCTACTCACCCGCGATGGTCTGGCTGCAGCGCAATCAAAAACGGTGACAACGGCCAGTGATGGCCTACCCGGTCTGCCGCACTTCGCTCCCAAAGCGAAACGGGTGATTTTTCTCTGCATGGCGGGAGGACCGACTCATCTGGAGACCTTCGATTACAAACCGAAGCTGGCGGAAATGGATGGGAAGCCTTTTCCGGAAAGTTATACCAAAGGTCAACCCATAGCCCAGTTGCAGGGTCGCGATCTCAAGTGCCAGGGACCACTGACCAAGTTTCGCAAGTACGGCGAGAACGGCCAGGAGATCAGCGACTTTCTCCCCTGGACCGCCAAAATCGCTGATGACATCTGCATCGTGCGTTCGATGGTCACCGAACAGATCAATCACGATCCCGCGCACACCTTCATGAACACAGGCACGGCGATCAGCGGTCGACCGTCAATGGGTTCCTGGGTCACTTATGGACTGGGAAGTGAAACCGAAGAACTTCCCGGCTTCGTAGTATTGACCAGTGTCGGCGGACGTAACCCACAGCCGATCGCTTCGCGTCAGTGGGGAACCGGGTTTCTTCCCAGTCGCTATCAGGGAGTTCAGTTCAATTCGACCGGCGATCCGGTGAACTATCTCAAAAACCCCGCGGGGATTACTGATCCCCAGCAGAAAGAACTCATCGACGCCGTCCGAAAACTGGATCGTTTCCGGAATCAAAGTGTTTCCAATCCGGAAATCGATACCCGTATCGCCGCTTACGAGATGGCGTTTCGGATGCAGACGTCCGTTCCGGAATTGATGGATCTGTCTGACGAATCAAAAGAGACGCTGGAAATGTACGGAGCTGAAGCGGGTTCGGGCACCTATGCCACAAACTGTCTGCTGGCCCGACGACTGGCGGAGCGGGGTTCCCGTTTCATTCATCTCTACCACCGTGGCTGGGACCACCATGGAGGTCTGGTACGCTACATGAATACCTGTTGCGGTCTGACCGATAAACCAACGTGGTCTCTGATCAACGATCTCAAATCACGTGGGATGCTGGATGAAACCCTCGTGATCTGGGGAGGGGAATTTGGCAGAACACCTATGTTCCAGGGCAAGGGAGGCGCCGGCCGGGACCATCATATTAAAGGTTTTTCCATGTGGATGGCTGGTGGAGGGATAAAAGGTGGAATTTCTTATGGTAATACAGACGAACTAGGCTATAATTCCGTTGAAAACATAGTACACGTGCGTGATCTGCATGCAACCATGCTGCATCTCTTAGGAATTGATCACAAGCGCTTCAGCGTTGAATTCCAGGGCCTGGACACCAAACTCACTGGTGTCGAAGAAGCACGCGTCATTAAAGAAGTACTGACGTAGCAAGGCACTACTATAGTCCCTGAGGCGCCCCGACGGTCTTCCATCGGGGCGTCTTTATTTTCACAGGGAACAGAGCGGACTCAAGAGAGTTTCAGACCTTGAGATCCTCAACGGACTGATCGAGGTCGGCCTGATATCGCTGCCGCACCGGATCCACGATTTCCGCGATAAAGGCGTCAACCTGCTCCGGAGCCCGGCCGATGTATTTTCGGGCATCCAGGGCACTGGCCAGATCGCAGCCGGCAAAAGCCGGATCTTTCTGCAGACGTTCGATCAGATCATTTTGACCGCCACGTACTTTCACTTCCGCTCCGGCAGCCTGACTATGCACACGGATCCGTTCGTGAAGATCCTGGCGATCACCGCCCGCTTCGACGCCTGCCATCAGGAACTCTTCAGTCGCCATGAAGGGAAGTTCCTCATTGAGGTGCTTCTCAATCACCTTGGGATAGACGACCATACCATCGACAATGTTGCGATACAGAATCAACACTGCATCAATGGCCAGAAAAGATTGCGGCAGCGACAATCGACGGTTGGCACTGTCATCCAGTGTCCGCTCCATCCACTGGGTGGCTGCGGTATCTTCGGCATTCGCAGTCAGGCTGATCGCGAAACGAGCCAGCGAACACATGCGTTCGGAACGCATGGGGTTGCGTTTGTAAGCCATGGCAGATGAACCAATCTGATTCTTCTCGAACGGTTCTTCCAGTTCTTTGCGGTTCTGCAGAATACGCACATCATTTCCTGCCTTGTGCGCCGATTGTCCGATACCACTGAGGGCACTGAGTACCTGGGCATCGACTTTTCGTGAATAGGTCTGCCCGGTGACTGCATAGCGATCTTTGAAGCCCATCTTTTCCGTGACGCGGCGATCGAGTTCGTCGACTTTCTCATGATCACCTTTGAAGAGTTGTAGAAACGTTGCCTGGGTACCCGTTGTCCCCTTCACACCCCGGAAGCGGAGCTTTTCGATTCGGTATTCAATCTCTTCCAGATCCAGAATCAGATCGTAGCACCACAGCGTAGCCCGTTTACCAACGGTGGTTGGCTGGGCAGGCTGGAGGTGGGTAAATCCAAGGCAGGGCAGGTCCCGGTATTCGGCAGCAAACTTTGCCAGTTGATCAATGACAGCGACGAGCCGCTTGCGAACCTGCTCCAGACTTTCGCGAATCATAACCAGTTCGCTGTTATCGGTAACGAAACAACTGGTAGCTCCCAAGTGAATGATTGCTTTGGCATCCGGACAGCGTTCGCCGTAGGTATGCACGTGCGCCATCACGTCGTGTCGCAGATCTTTTTCTGCTTTCGCTGCCAGTTCGAAATCGATGTCATCGATGGCGGACCTCAGAGATTCGACCTGCTCCCGGGTGACGGGCAGTCCCATTTCGTGTTGTGATTCCGCCAGGGCCACCCACAGTCGCCGCCAGGTGGAGTGCTTTTTCTGAGCCGACCAGATTTGACTCATTTCCTTCGAAGCGTAACGACTGATTAAAGGGTTTTCGTAGGTAAGGTGACTCAATTTCTTCTCTTTCTTCAGCAGTGTGAACCGGCCTGTACTGTGTCAGCCAGTCGTTCACTCAGTTTCTGTTAGCACCAGCAGCCTGATTCCAATTAAGCTGCTTCCACAGGAACAACTTTGACGTTCTCAGCAACATGGACTCCCATGGAGAGCGTCTGTCCGTTCCATTCCGAGACAACAATTCCTGCCTCGCTGTTTTTCTCTTTGACGACTCCCTGCGATCCGAGCTGTAACCCGGAGCGGGAGAGAAAACGTAAAAACTCAGTTTCCTGATCGGTGACCTGAACGATCTTGACGTGTGTACCAGGTTGACACGCCGCCAGGGTGGTCAGGTTCGGATAGGCCCGCCGCATCCGCCCGTCGATCGACGGAATAGGATCGCCGTGCGGATCGGCTTCCGGGAAGCCCAGATATTCGTCGATATGGTCCACGAGAAAGTCGCTGACCGCGTGCTCCATGTTTTCGGCTTCCGCATGGATCTGATCCCAGGTCAGCTTCAATGTCTGAAACAGGAACAGTTCGATCAGACGGTGCCGTCTGAGGACGCGAATCGCGGAATGCTTACCGGCCTCAGTCAGGCTGGCTCCTTCGTAGGGTCGATATTCCACCAACTTAGACTGCTTGAGAGTTTTGAGCATGCTGGTGACGGTTCCGGGGGCGACGTCCATATAACGGGCCAGTTCCCCGGTGCTGATCCATTCCGAACCGGACTGGAGACTGATCTGCAGGATCGCTTTCAGATAATTCTCGACTGTTAAACTAGTTGCGTTCACCAACAGACTGGTCCCATCAAATCAGCAAGACCCTGGAAAAGAGCGTGGATGAGCACAAAGACCGAAACCAGGAACCAGGGATCTGAATTTCGTTTTCCTCATGGGTTCATCCTAGCAATATCAGATTTGACTTGGAATCTATAGCGATCACGAAATTGGTGTCATTTTCAGATCACAGGCCGTGATTCCCAATTCTCATAATTGACTCAAGTGACTGATAAATCATCACTTACTTGAACTACTCCGAGACCTCTGATCTGGCAGTTTTCCCCGGAAAACGGGATTTTGACTGATGGCGCATGTTAGTTTATGCCGATTTTAATGATTGTACGGCTCTCTCTACGCATTTCATTGCCGTATCGTCTGACTCTCCCACTGACAGTAAGGATCGCCGGATGTACCGCTGGCACAAGGTTTGGTTCGCAGCTTTGACGCTCGCTCTGCTATCAGGAGCCTGCAACGTCACTCGTGCGCAGACCGTCTTTCGTAATCTGGAATTGACCGAGTCCCCCACGCAGCAGAAGGTCGTGATCGGACTGTTGGGCGAATTCAACCAGTGTGCTGCCTATGAAGTCAACAGTGCTGAACTGAACATGAATGCGGTCATCTCCGGTGCAGGGGGAATGACACCCCAGGCTTCAGGATTGATTCGCATCGTTCGTGGCGGTCGCATCAGCCAGGAAATCTTCTATTCACCAGAGATGGATCTACCCCTGATGCATGGTGATGTATTGATCGCCGTGAAATCATCTGCAAATCTGATCGAAGACAACACGGTCTCAAGATCGGCACAATCATCGGCATCACGAGGCCTGGTTCAGATTGCCATTCTGAATTTACGCGACTACCCGATTGTGTTTGGGGTACCTGCCGAAATCGCTGATCTGGCCAGCATTTTACGTTGTCTGCGACAGCCGGTCGAACAGTATGCAGCGATGTCAGAAGCCATCAAAATTATTCCCCCCGAACGTCGTCGGGCCCAGGCTCAATTCAAAACCAGAAAGCTGACCACCCGTTTCGAATCGGGTACGGTACTGGTTCTGGGTGCACCACAAGCGATGAATCTTTCGCTGGTCCCCCGCTCTTTACCGACGCCGCGACCTTTACAAAATTCTGCTGCCGCCGGGGCTCGTCTCCATCGGCAGACATCTGCACCGAGTTCGATCTCTGCCAACGATTCACGTTTCCGTAACGCGACTCCCCTGGATCAGGAAGCCTCCATAACTCCTCGTCAGGTCACTCATCCGGAAGAGGAAACTCCTGCTCAAGAGCAGCAGACTGAAGAACCCGAACAGAAACCGCTGCAGCTCAATGGTCCACTACTGCAACAGACTTCAGCGACTTTAGCTGCGATACCGAATCCGCTGGGGGCGACTTCAGAGAAAGAAGAGTCTCATTCCGAACATCATCATGCAGATGAGGCTGAGCAGAAGTCTGCTGGCTCTTCCGTTCCCAATCTGGACCTGGGCCGGGCTCCTGAAGCCCCGAAAGATGACGTACAAACTCTGCTCGACGATGAGCTTCCGAAATCGGAAATCGAATATGATGAAGACGAAGCTGGCTTCTGGCCGCCGGGAACCGGGTTCCTGCTGCTGGCCGGAGTCGCATTCGCTCTCTGGAAATACCTGCGAAAGAAACCGGTCTTCCCCCAGGAACAGGCAGAGCAGCCTGAGCTCGAATTAGAAGTTTCCGAAGAAGCACAGGTATCTGTGAAACAGGAAGTAATGGAACAGACATCATCGGAACCGGCTGCGATCATCACCAGCTGGGAAGAGCTGCCTCCCCTGCCCGAAAAATCATTGCTGGAGCAGATCCTGGAGAAGCAGATTCCCGTGATTGATGAAACACCTCAGATTCCGACACAGACATTCATCTACGGACGTCATCAAAGCAAAAAAGGACGCATCGATCAGGCCGAAGCTCTCAAAGGTCCGCATTTCCTGAAACAGAAGACTCCGGATACGAAAGTGGCAGCAGGCCACGACGCAGCTCCACCACCGGTGCCTGATCCAGTGCGCAAACCAGATGAGAAAAAACTGAAAGCACCGACGTTCCGCTTTGATCGTTCTCATCCCGGGAATACCAAAGGCAACGAAGTTCCTGCGGCACCACCCCGACCTCATACAGGTGCCCCTGGGAAGACTCCAGCAGGTTCGGAGAAGAAAGCAGAGCAGAGCAGTATTCTTGATCGGGTGCTTCAGGCCGTACAGGGAGTCATGCCCAAATGAGTAGTGCCTTACTGACAGGCTCGATCTGCCTGCGAACCTTACAAAACAATGAACAGTTTAAGCTGACGCGGCGTTCCATCGACACGGCTTATGCCGTCATGGATGATACCAACGAGAACCGCCAGTTGCTGCAACGTCTGTCCGTACCGTTCCTGTTCTCAGAAGGGACTCTGATCATCCCCGGGGAGCAGGCGGGAAAGATTTCTCGTTTTTCCAATCTTGAGCTGCTGCCTCTGATCGAACAGGGAGAACTGGTGCTGAACGATCCCGTTCATCGTCAATTACTCTCTACGCTGATTCAGTCAATACTGCCGCGGTCTCGGACAACCGGGGAGCACTGTGCCTTCATTACGCCGGGATCGACATCTACATCAGCGTTATCGAAACTGGTGTCTCAGTTAATCGCTCTGCAGGGTTATAAACCATTCGCAACGACAATCACCCTGGCTGCAGGGTTGTCTTCGCTGCCAGCCGCCTCACGATTCTCGGGATATGTCGTTTACCTGGGACACTCACACTCCGAGATTGGGCTGATCCATCAAAGCCGTGTCGTGGCGCGTCAGTCGACCCCGTATGGCAGTGAATGGATGGACGAACAACTGGCACATGCCTACAAGCTGCTGACCAAGAATCCGGATGGAGAAATGGTTCCTGATCTGGCAGGTGCTCGAGATAAACGTCTCGGCCCGGAAGTCAGTCTGAGCCCCTACCTCTCCAGCCCGTCTGCCATCTCCAGCTGGTACGACAGC
This window harbors:
- a CDS encoding PSD1 and planctomycete cytochrome C domain-containing protein → MLRVLRCFPGITLLALFTLPVQANAGPPQVNFNRDIRPILSRNCFHCHGPDAEHREADLRLDQETGLKSTSDSAIIHPGQPDQSELFARISSHDADTVMPPADSGKKLTSEEIELFKQWIAEGAQWSQHWAYVKPHANPVPQVKDQQWPVNWIDNFVLSRLEEQGLKPSPEADKITLLRRLSFDLTGLPPTRAEVDAFVKDDSPAAYEKQVDRLLASPHYGERMAMYWLDLVRFADTVGYHGDQDHHISPYRDYVIDAFNRNLPFDQFTREQLAGDLLPDPSLQQKIATGYNRVLQTSHEGGVQRKEYLAIYAADRIRNFSGVWMGATMGCCQCHDHKYDPYTAKDFYSMVAFFADIDEDQHLKRGADRIPTIREPEIFLYSEEEKQKIATLDAKIKSIQDKLKAISSPEIQKQSPEEKEQKLKQMVELNKRLGPLKKEREAIDRGAVKTMITVSIKPREIRVLPRGNWLDESGPVVQPAIPEFMGQIKTDHERPTRLDLTNWLSAEDGYGPLMARVMANRFWYLFFGRGIAPVLDDFGGQGGPPHYPELLDQLAIKFFEDEWDIKQMVKFIVMSRAYRQSSLETPEQRKADPFNRRLDRQARFRLPAEMIRDNALAISGLLVTEIGGPSVKPYQPAGYYRHLNFPKRKYVSHQDERQWRRGVYMHWQRQFLHPMLKAFDAPSREECTAQRPRSNTPIAAMTLLNDPTFIEAARVFAAHVIQQGGKSDQSRINFAFTQATSRDPEAYEVEVLQDLLNSNRRAFGDRTKEAQALTSTGLTKTEANLEAVELAAWTEVTRALLNLNEVVTRN
- a CDS encoding DUF1501 domain-containing protein; its protein translation is MFDFNQLQTHLNRRTFLSRSGVGLGSAALGSLLTRDGLAAAQSKTVTTASDGLPGLPHFAPKAKRVIFLCMAGGPTHLETFDYKPKLAEMDGKPFPESYTKGQPIAQLQGRDLKCQGPLTKFRKYGENGQEISDFLPWTAKIADDICIVRSMVTEQINHDPAHTFMNTGTAISGRPSMGSWVTYGLGSETEELPGFVVLTSVGGRNPQPIASRQWGTGFLPSRYQGVQFNSTGDPVNYLKNPAGITDPQQKELIDAVRKLDRFRNQSVSNPEIDTRIAAYEMAFRMQTSVPELMDLSDESKETLEMYGAEAGSGTYATNCLLARRLAERGSRFIHLYHRGWDHHGGLVRYMNTCCGLTDKPTWSLINDLKSRGMLDETLVIWGGEFGRTPMFQGKGGAGRDHHIKGFSMWMAGGGIKGGISYGNTDELGYNSVENIVHVRDLHATMLHLLGIDHKRFSVEFQGLDTKLTGVEEARVIKEVLT
- the purB gene encoding adenylosuccinate lyase, with amino-acid sequence MSHLTYENPLISRYASKEMSQIWSAQKKHSTWRRLWVALAESQHEMGLPVTREQVESLRSAIDDIDFELAAKAEKDLRHDVMAHVHTYGERCPDAKAIIHLGATSCFVTDNSELVMIRESLEQVRKRLVAVIDQLAKFAAEYRDLPCLGFTHLQPAQPTTVGKRATLWCYDLILDLEEIEYRIEKLRFRGVKGTTGTQATFLQLFKGDHEKVDELDRRVTEKMGFKDRYAVTGQTYSRKVDAQVLSALSGIGQSAHKAGNDVRILQNRKELEEPFEKNQIGSSAMAYKRNPMRSERMCSLARFAISLTANAEDTAATQWMERTLDDSANRRLSLPQSFLAIDAVLILYRNIVDGMVVYPKVIEKHLNEELPFMATEEFLMAGVEAGGDRQDLHERIRVHSQAAGAEVKVRGGQNDLIERLQKDPAFAGCDLASALDARKYIGRAPEQVDAFIAEIVDPVRQRYQADLDQSVEDLKV
- a CDS encoding metal-dependent transcriptional regulator, whose amino-acid sequence is MNATSLTVENYLKAILQISLQSGSEWISTGELARYMDVAPGTVTSMLKTLKQSKLVEYRPYEGASLTEAGKHSAIRVLRRHRLIELFLFQTLKLTWDQIHAEAENMEHAVSDFLVDHIDEYLGFPEADPHGDPIPSIDGRMRRAYPNLTTLAACQPGTHVKIVQVTDQETEFLRFLSRSGLQLGSQGVVKEKNSEAGIVVSEWNGQTLSMGVHVAENVKVVPVEAA